From Glycine soja cultivar W05 chromosome 4, ASM419377v2, whole genome shotgun sequence, the proteins below share one genomic window:
- the LOC114410827 gene encoding uncharacterized protein LOC114410827 has protein sequence MPIYSKFLKDMLTRKNRYIHQENIVVEGNCSAVIQRILPPKHKNPGSVTIPCSISEVTMGKALINLGASINLMPLSMCKRLGELEIMPTRMTSQLADRSITRPHRVIEDVLIRVKHMVFPADFMVMDVEEDHEVPVILGRPFMSMASCIIDIGRKTLEMGFEDQKINFDLFEEN, from the coding sequence ATGCCAATCTACtcaaaatttttgaaagatatgttgacaAGGAAAAACAGATACATCCACCAGGAGAATATTGTTGTGGAAGGCAACTGCAGTGCTGTAATACAGAGAATTCTTCcaccaaaacataaaaaccctgGAAGTGttactattccttgttcaatcaGTGAAGTCACTATGGGAAAGGCTCTCATTAATTTGGGAGCCAGTATCAACCTAATGCCGCTCTCCATGTGCAAaaggttgggagagttggaaatcaTGCCCACGAGAATGACTTCACAACTTGCTGACCGATCCATCACTAGACCTCACAGGGTAATTGAGGATGTTCTGATAAGAGTGAAACATATGGTCTTTCCAGCTGATTTTATGGTTATGGATGTGGAGGAAGACCATGAGGTTCCAGTCATTTTGGGACGTCCTTTTATGTCAATGGCAAGCTGCATAATCGATATAGGAAGAAAGACACTAGAGAtgggttttgaagatcagaagATCAATTTTGATCTTTTTGAAGAAAACTAG